One stretch of Gadus chalcogrammus isolate NIFS_2021 chromosome 14, NIFS_Gcha_1.0, whole genome shotgun sequence DNA includes these proteins:
- the LOC130403199 gene encoding uncharacterized protein LOC130403199 yields MMEKFQAGMVLGATGDALGWRKGRWGGCTSGRQIQEELASLGGLGDLTLDPELWPPGDSALMHMTTAQALITDYWCLEDLYRELVRVYVAASGVLRGRTPDPSKVDCCSHLKPNNFLLAWHTPFNEKGSGSGGASKAMCVGMRYWQEERLGSLMEVSLETGRMTHNHPTGFLGSMTTALFASFAVQGRPPVTWGRELMKAIPKAYEYCKRTIRHMAEYQENWFYFEAKWQFYLEERGIEQEGQDKPLFPDPYDADQTDKMYRLWSSEGRAGRRGHDAPMIAYDALLAAGSNWTELCRRAMFHGGESDVTGLIAGCLYGLMYGLSQVPAGLVKDLDKRQQLEDIGAALFKAASAEKCSDKPQSKDRSTSINTNLLKKMIRERTCYPEVRGVLESLLHYLTQEVRTLARREVDINQGLMPTSAANRKGTVKMSESVVNHTPAETLVESKKHSQGESDTTWAQSPKRQVFMGPADVRAGGRRAGEPKQRRLTAFQLLQAKFMRTTSKQVASHQRQVGALHCDLRGRGACGTPERQTAVFGSETNQPKQKQCKKKGSNVKDMVARFARAEEKEKGVNIQGKLPIKARLIHRGPLLSSLMERLETVSIMQRKGDLISPLDTSPRGVGRGTGCVRDNVSRLEKAQQPNCEERGGGLKHWPTAGEKFQYLLPKAHKQEEKTEGPGAMLTQQNSAQREPKHSKPTQPKNVCPDQKVKSHFSKGSETGKLSNSKPEDKTDLEINQNGVEELCSKAGDIEQGSLTPNCLLSSVIEGALLETLELAPQEQALLECYSVVPLSIPPVFSLARSKPSPQPYSGRTEPAAAYFSLKPHPEAFTSLTKECYSGVPLRSSHSGETPQEPTEDEDEKLRCCTSNDRSLNLRIPMQAEQRLQKYLIPRAIDLEGEPGAKATDSSSLKPASFPVEICPVVDDSTTCFGSGLTSGLGLPEHLHLSLHSQGAMISQLTRSEREVDSQLEKEQQKYLEGGIERDLEEGEREKEIELERVARDIKIKMERVDSELDIRARDIANDLERVERGQENQSERGEGEMGSELERTERDIVNKLKKGERDLEYQLERAMGGELERTERSIDNELERGDIGLENQSERREKEMESELRRKIESQIQRGERDIKNTLKRGESEMGSELERAKREIDNKLEREKKSGLERGERVSDNELEREKMEKGVREKLMREMTSKSDWSCLELPISCTLGLTNHSNAGTGLANHGHAGQVLANHSHAGPGPANHSHAGPESAHYIQKYRTINYADPSAQLIFIPKVIRFTDTFTF; encoded by the exons ATGATGGAGAAGTTCCAGGCAGGCATGGTTTTGGGGGCTACGGGGGACGCCCTGGGCTGGAGGAAGGGCCGTTGGGGGGGCTGCACCTCCGGGAGACAGATCCAGGAGGAGTTGGCGTCCCTGGGAGGTCTAGGGGACCTCACCCTGGACCCCGAACTCTGGCCTCCGGGGGACAGTGCCCTGATGCATATGACCACCGCACAGGCCCTCATCACAG ACTACTGGTGCCTGGAAGACCTGTACCGGGAGCTGGTGCGTGTTTATGTGGCAGCCTCAGGGGTCCTGCGGGGCCGGACCCCGGACCCCTCTAAAGTGGACTGCTGCTCACACCTCAAGCCAAACAACTTCCTTCTGGCCTGGCACACCCCCTTCAACgagaaag gGTCAGGGTCCGGTGGGGCCTCCAAAGCCATGTGTGTTGGGATGAGGTACTGGCAGGAGGAACGTCTGGGCTCTCTGATGGAGGTCAGCCTGGAGACCGGGAGGATGACCCACAACCACCCCACAG GCTTCCTAGGCTCAATGACTACGGCCCTGTTTGCGTCATTCGCTGTCCAGGGGCGACCCCCCGTGACCTGGGGACGGGAGCTCATGAAGGCCATACCCAAGGCCTACGAGTACTGCAAGAGAACCATACGACACATGGCAG AGTACCAGGAGAACTGGTTCTACTTTGAAGCTAAGTGGCAGTTTtacctggaggagagggggatagaACAGGAGGGACAGGACAAACCCTTGTTTCCTGACCCCTATGATGCTGACCAAACCGACAAG ATGTATAGACTGTGGAGCTCTGAAGGCCGTGCAGGAAGGAGGGGTCACGACGCGCCTATGATAGCCTATGATGCACTGCTGGCAGCAGGGAGCAACTGGACCGAACTCTGCAGACGAGCCATGTTCCACGGAG GGGAGAGTGATGTGACGGGCCTGATAGCAGGCTGTCTCTACGGCCTCATGTATGGGCTTTCCCAGGTTCCTGCAGGCCTCGTCAAGGATCTGGACAAGCGGCAGCAGCTGGAAGACATCGGAGCCGCGCTGTTCAAAGCCGCGTCCGCGGAAAAGTGCTCAGACAA GCCTCAGTCCAAGGACCGAAGTACAAGCATCAATACAAATTTGCTGAAGAAGATGATCAGAGAACGCACCTGCTATCCTGAGGTTCGAGGTGTCTTGGAGAGTCTCCTCCACTATCTAACGCAGGAGGTCCGCACTCTGGCAAGGAGAGAGGTTGACATAAACCAAGGTTTAATGCCAACAAGTGCAGCAAACAGGAAAGGGACAGTCAAGATGTCTGAATCTGTGGTGAACCACACTCCTGCTGAGACGCTGGTTGAATCAAAAAAGCACAGCCAAGGTGAGAGTGACACCACCTGGGCTCAAAGTCCCAAACGGCAGGTCTTCATGGGTCCAGCTGATGTGAGAGCAGGCGGCCGGAGGGCAGGGGAACCAAAACAGCGGCGACTCACCGCATTCCAGCTCCTCCAGGCCAAATTCATGAGAACCACATCCAAACAAGTAGCCAGCCACCAACGGCAGGTTGGGGCTCTACATTGTGATCTGAGAGGAAGGGGAGCTTGCGGGACCCCAGAAAGACAAACTGCTGTTTTTGGTTCCGAGACAAACcagccaaaacaaaaacaatgcaaGAAGAAAGGGAGCAATGTGAAGGACATGGTGGCAAGGTTTGCCAGGGCTGAGGAGAAGGAAAAGGGTGTGAACATACAGGGGAAGTTGCCAATTAAGGCAAGACTGATCCATAGGGGACCCCTCCTGTCGTCCCTGATGGAGAGGCTAGAAACCGTATCAATCATGCAGAGGAAGGGGGACTTGATATCTCCTCTGGATACATCTCCTAGAGGTGTAGGGAGGGGGACTGGTTGCGTAAGAGACAATGTGAGTCGTCTTGAAAAAGCACAACAACCCAACTGTGaagaacgaggaggaggactgaaACATTGGCCAACTGCTGGGGAAAAATTCCAATACCTTCTACCCAAGGCACACAAGCAGGAAGAGAAAACAGAGGGGCCGGGAGCGATGTTAACACAACAGAACTCTGCACAGAGAGAACCAAAGCATTCCAAACCTACGCAACCCAAAAACGTTTGCCCCGATCAAAAAGTCAAAAGTCATTTCTCCAAAGGAAGTGAAACTGGAAAGCTGTCGAACTCAAAACCAGAAGATAAGACGGATCTAGAGATCAATCAAAATGGAGTTGAGGAACTGTGCAGTAAGGCTGGTGACATTGAACAAGGTAGTCTGACACCAAACTGTTTGTTGTCCTCTGTTATTGAGGGTGCCCTCCTAGAGACTCTGGAGCTTGCTCCTCAAGAGCAGGCCTTGCTGGAATGCTACAGTGTCGTTCCTCTCTCTATTCCTCCTGTGTTTAGCTTGGCACGCTCAAAGCCCTCTCCTCAACCGTACTCTGGCAGAACTGAGCCTGCAGCTGCCTATTTCTCACTCAAACCACACCCGGAGGCCTTCACCTCCCTGACCAAAGAATGTTACTCTGGTGTGCCCCTGCGGTCTTCTCACAGCGGGGAAACCCCACAGGAGCCGACTGAAGATGAAGACGAGAAGCTGAGGTGTTGTACCTCAAACGACAGGTCATTAAACCTGAGAATTCCAATGCAGGCTGAACAAAGGTTGCAGAAGTACCTCATTCCACGAGCCATTGATCTAGAAGGGGAACCAGGTGCTAAAGCTACAGATAGCTCCTCACTTAAGCCAGCATCATTCCCTGTTGAGATATGTCCTGTGGTTGATGATTCAACCACTTGTTTTGGGTCTGGTCTCACATCTGGACTTGGATTACCAGAGCATCTACATCTTAGTCTTCATTCACAAGGGGCTATGATCTCACAGCTCAccaggagcgagagggaggtaGACAGTCAACTGGAGAAAGAGCAGCAAAAATAtttggagggagggatagagagagaccttgaggaaggggagagagaaaaagagattgAACTGGAGAGAGTGGCGAGAGACATAAAGATTAAAATGGAAAGAGTGGATAGTGAACTCGATATAAGGGCGAGGGATATAGCGAATGAcctggagagagtggagagaggccAAGAGAATCAatcggagagaggggagggagagatggggagtgaACTGGAGAGAACGGAGAGAGATATAGTCAACAAACtgaagaaaggggagagagatctAGAGTATCAATTGGAGAGAGCGATGGGGGGTGAACTGGAGAGAACGGAGAGATCCATAGATAACGAACTGGAGAGAGGGGATATAGGCCTTGAGAATCAATCTgagagaagagaaaaagagatggagagtgaaCTGAGGAGAAAGATCGAGAGTCAAATtcaaagaggggagagagacataaagaatACAttgaagaggggggagagtgagatgGGGAGTGAACTGGAGAGggcaaagagagaaatagacaaTAAActtgagagggagaaaaagagtggactggaaagaggggagagagtctCAGACAATGAActggagagagaaaagatggaAAAGGGAGTTCGAGAGAAACTGATGCGAGAAATGACCAGCAAATCAGACTGGAGCTGTTTAGAACTTCCCATTTCCTGTACATTAGGACTCACCAATCACAGCAATGCTGGGACAGGACTTGCCAATCACGGCCATGCTGGGCAGGTactagccaatcacagccatgcTGGACCAGGACCAGCTAATCACAGCCATGCTGGACCAGAGAGCGCACATTATATCCAGAAGTACAGGACCATCAACTACGCAGATCCTTCGGCCCAGCTCATATTCATACCCAAGGTCATCCGCTTCACAGATACCTTCACCTTCTAG